CAACCAAACCGTCAACCCTGATGAAGTGGTTGCGGTTGGTGCAGCGATTCAAGCAGGTGTGCTGGCGGGTGAAGTTAAGGACATCTTGCTACTCGACGTGACCCCCCTCTCTCTGGGTGTGGAAACCTTGGGTGGCGTCATGACCAAGATTATCCCTCGCAACACCACCATCCCCACCAAGAAGTCCGAAGTCTTCTCGACTGCGGTCGATGGTCAAACCAACGTGGAAATCCACGTCCTGCAAGGTGAGCGGGAACTGGCTAACGACAACAAAGACCTCGGTGTCTTCCGTCTCGATGGTATCCCTGCCGCTCCTCGTGGCGTGCCTCAAATCGAAGTTACCTTTGACATTGACGCCAACGGTATCTTGAATGTCCGAGCTAAGGACAAAGGAACTGGCAAAGAGCAGTCGATCAGCATCACTGGCGCTTCTACCCTACCCAAGGATGATGTGGAACGCATGGTTCGCGAAGCTGAGCAAAACGCAGCGGCTGACCAAGAGCGCCGTGAGAGAATCGACCTCAAGAACCAAGCCGATACTTTGGTTTACCAAGCTGAGAAGCAAATTGGTGAGCTAGGGGATAAAGTCCCAGCAGGTGACAAGAGCAAGGCTGAAGGATTGATCAAAGATCTTAAGGAAGCCTCTAGCCAAGAAGATTATGATCGCATCAAAACTCTAACCACCGAGTTGCAACAGACACTTTATAGCATTGGTAGCAACATCTACCAGCAAGCGGGTGGCGGTGCAGCCCCCGATGGCGCAACTGGCGCTCCTGGCCCTGATGCTGGCCCCACAGGCGGTAGTGGCAGCGGCAGTGGTGATGATGACGTGATCGACGCTGAGTTCTCGGAAACTAAATAAGCGATTCATCCGTCAAATCTAACGAATCGCTAGATCTGTACAGACTAAGGTCTGATGGTATCAGTCAGCTATGAGAGGTTTGTCTCGGCCCTGAACTATCGGGCCTTTTTGTTTGGAGTCAATTTCTTAAAAAAAACTGGAGAAAACCGAGTTTTTATTTGGGCTTAGAGATACTTAGAGGTTTAACCACGACAGGTTGGTTCTGAGGGAAAGAGCTAAGGCTTGTCAGCGATCGCAGAGTTGGATTTACTCGCCATGCCAAATCACCCTCTGTTCTACCCTATATCTGAGCATCTTCCAGCAACACCGCTCCATGACCAAATTCAGATTGCTTTAGCGATCGCTGATCCACAGGTTCTCAAGTCACTGCTCACGAATTGCTTGCCTGCGATCGCCCAACCTCATGAAATTGGCGAAGTCAGCACAGAAATTGGAATTCCTTTAGAAAATCAACAAACTGCGGATGCGGTGCTGCATTTTGAGGCGGTGAAATGTGTCTTAGCAGATTCACCCCCTGTAACGCCTGCGGGGAAAGCTGAATCGTGCCATAGTCCCTATCGTCACCAGACTAAAACCAGTCAGACCAGACACTCCAGTTGCGAGTCGGAAACCCTGACGCTAGCCCATAACGTTTCTTTGGCTCAGGCGATCGCGCTGCTGACTAAGACAGGATTTGGGCCACAGCAAATTCAGGAAATTTTGCACCTGTCCTACGAAGCCTCGCACAAGTCATGGTGGTATGCCTTGGATGCAGCAGGGCAGTTCTCCATCCCGTTTTTGCGCTATATCCGCACGCTGCGCTACCCAGATGGGACATTTAGCCTGCAATACAAAGATTATTTTTCTGAAACCAAGCCTGCGGGTTTTCAAAGCTTGCCGCAGAAGGTGTTGGTTATCGTCCGTGAGGACAGCCAAAGTTTTAGCCAAACGCTCCGCCAAATCAACGCCGATAGAACGGCTCTAGGCATTACTCAGGCAATTTTGATTTGCAACACGATCGCGGAGTTGGAGGCGCAAGCCTTTATTACGCAGGGGATTAGCCTTTATCCGGCGACTGAGCTAATTTTGCCCACCCAAGCCAACTGTGCCATTTGTGCCACTCATACCTGCCCAATGAACGGCACCGTAGATTCTGCGATCGCCGTTTGTTATCGCTTTTGCTTAGAGGGCAGCTACGTCTGAGCGGTTATGAGATAATAATCTCCGGTCTGAAAGGGGAACCTATGCGCCTGTCTCAAATGCTCTTTGTCACACTGCGGGAAGATCCGGCGGAAGCGGAAATCCCCAGTCATAAATTGTTGTTGCGGGCAGGATATATCCGGCGGATTGGCAGCGGAATCTATGCCTATTTGCCGCTGATGTGGCGAGTGCTGCAAAAAGTCTCCCAAATTGTGCGCGAAGAAATGAACGCGACGGGAGCACAGGAATGCTTATTGCCGCAGTTGCAACCTGCTGAGTTATGGCAAGAATCGGGGCGCTGGGATACCTACACCAAGGCCGAAGGCATTATGTTTTCGTTGGTCGATCGCCAAGAGCGGGAAATGGGACTCGGCCCCACCCACGAAGAGGTGATCACCACAGTCGCACGGGAGATGATTCGCTCCTATCGGCAACTGCCCACTCACCTCTATCAAATTCAGACCAAGTTCCGGGATGAAATTCGGCCTCGCTTCGGCTTGATGCGGGGACGCGAGTTCATTATGAAGGATGGCTACTCTTTCCATGCCACAGAAGACAGCCTGAAAGAAACCTATCAAGCCATGCACCAGGCTTATAGCAATATGTTCCGGCGCTGTGGGTTGGCTTTTCGCTCTGTAGAAGCAGACTCTGGCGCGATCGGGGGTTCTGGCTCCAATGAGTTTATGATTCTGGCGGAAGCGGGCGAAGACGAAGTGCTCTACACCGAAGACGGCAAGTACGCCGCCAACGTGGAGAAAGCGGTTTCTCTACCTGCCGATGCTGAACCTTCCTCGTTTACAGCCTACGAGAAGCGTGAAACTCCGGGGACTGACACGATCGAAAAACTCTGCCAATTTCTTAAGTGCTCCCCCACCCAGATTGCCAAGAACGTTCTTTACCAAGCGGTTTATGACAATGGCACGACTGCTCTAGTCCTGATTAGCATTCGTGGTGACCAGGAAGTCAACGAAGTTAAACTGCAAAACGAATTGGTGAGACAGGCAGGGCAGTTCGGAGCCAAAACTGTAATCGCGCTCACGGTTCCAGACGCGACGGCTCAAGCCAAGTGGGCGGCTCAACCATTACCTCTGGGTTACATTGCTCCTGATATTGCCGATACTTACATCCAATCTGCAAAGAACATAGCACCCAAATTCCTGCGGTTGGTCGATCCGACCGTGGCGGAGCTGAAGAACTTTGTCACCGGAGCCAACGAATCTGGTTATCACGTTGTAGGGGCAAATTGGGGCGATCAGTTCCAGTTGCCCAAACTAGTGGTCGATTTGCGGAAAGCCAAACTCGGCGATCGCGCAGTCCACGACCCTAGCCAAACGTTGCAAAGTGCTCGTGGCATTGAGGCGGGGCATATCTTCCAACTTGGCACCAAGTATTCCAAGGCGATGGGAGCGACGTATACCAATGAGCAAGGCGAAGAAGCACCGTTGATCATGGGGTGCTATGGTGTGGGCGTTTCTCGTGTGGCCCAAGCTGCGGTTGAGCAATCCTACGACAAAGATGGCATCATCTGGCCTGTGGCGATCGCCCCTTACCAAGCGATCGTAGTAATTCCCAATGTGAATGATGCTGAGCAAGTGAAAGCGGCTGAAACGCTGTACTCCGAGTTGAACCAAGCAGGAATTGACACCTTGCTAGATGACCGGAATGAGCGGGCGGGGGTCAAATTCAAAGATGCCGACTTGATTGGCATTCCTTACCGCATCGTCACGGGCAAGTCGCTGAAAGACGGCAAAGTGGAAGTAGTGCAGCGGGCCACCAAAACAGTTCAGGAACTTCCCCTCACCGAGGTTGTGTCTACGATTCAGCAGTGGGTGAACGCCGCCTGCTCCTAAGCTACCCCTCCCCAACCCCTCCCCGACGCGGAGAGGGGCTTAATTCTCCCTTCCCTAGGAGGGAAGGGAGCTAGGGGGTTAGGTCGGTCACACCTCCACAACTCTGGACCTGTTATGGAATTTCTCACCATTTTTCTGTCGAGCCTGATTGCTTTGGTTTCACCCGCAGGCTTAGTGATCGATCGCGTGGCTGAAAATGCGGTGCGATCGCAATTTAAGTCGGTGGAGCAGTTACAAATCCGAGTCGATAACGCACCGAGCTACCAAATTGTCCAGGGTAAGGCAGAAAAGGTGAGGATTGCAGGTCGAGGCTTGTTTCCATTACCCGAAGTTCGGATTGCTGCTTTAGAAGTAGAAACCGATCCGATTGACATCAATCCTCGCGGTGGGGGCAAAGGTCTGAAGCTCGAGCGCCCGTTGCAAGCAGGGGTACATCTGGTTTTGACCCAAGCGGATATCAATCGGGCCCTCAGTTCCCCTACAGTGACCAAACGTTTGCGGGATTTAGGAGCTAGCGCTCTGGATGACTCGGAAGCTCAGCAGGTGCAACGCTACGATTTTCTTAATCCTCAAGTGGAGCTGCTGGCAAACAACCGGATTCGGGCCAAGGCAGAGCTGCAAGAACAGGGACAAAGCGATCGCTTGCAGATTACGGTTGAGTCGGGTCTAGCAGTTGTGGCGGGGAGGCGTTTGCAATTGGTAGAGCCGCGCATTAGCGTGAATGGGGAAGCAGTACCCCAAGAAATCTTAGATCCGATTGCCAGGGGAGTGACGGAGCGGTTTGACCTTGACCAATTAGCGGGGCCAGAAATAACGGCACGGCTTCTACAATTGAAGGTAGTCCCAGAGCAACAGATCAATATTGTTGCTTTTGTCCGTGCTGAAACGCCTCCAGATTCCCCTGCCACCCCATCAAACTAGAAGTTAGGCGAAAAAGTTGGGTATGCTCTTGTAGTCAGTGGTACTTTAAACCTTTCAAGGGTGGGGTTGTTGTCATCAGCGCTGGTAGTGCATCTATCACACTACTAAACCTTCAACAGGAGCTTCCTATGGAAGACCAATCTCGGACCCGTCGGATTTCTGTCGGTCTCATGGCAGGTTTGTCCGCCTTAATCATGGCCGCTGGGGGAGGAGCCGCTTGGTTAGCATGGCAGTCGTCTCCGCCTGACTTAGGCAGTCGCGTCCCTAATGCCACTAATTCGACAGATTCTTCTACTACCAAACCGCCACAGACCCAAGCTACAAAGCCTTCTCAATCAGAATTGGCTCGTCCTTACTGGCTCCAAGACACAGGCAAAGGGCTAGAACTAGTACCCAATCAGATCGCTCTACAGCCTGACTTGCAGCCAGAAGCAGCCCTTCAAGCCGCCTTTGCTCAATTACTGAGCGGGCCAAAGGCAGGAGAAGCCGCGATCGCCACAACCATTCCTCAAGGCACGAAACTTCGCAGCCTAACCGTCAAGCCAGATGGTATTCATGTTGATCTCTCCGAGGAGTTTACGGCGGGGGGTGGCAGCGCTTCTATGACAGGCCGAGTTGCTCAAGTTCTTTACACAGCCACAAGCCTACAGCCTGATGCTAAAGTTTGGCTCTCCGTCGATGGCGAACCTCTAGAAGCGCTGGGGGGTGAAGGCTTACTTCTCGATCAACCCTTTACTCGCCAAAGCTTTGCGAGAGACTTTTCGCTGTAGGGTTCTGGTTTTGGGTTCTGGTTTTGGGTTCTAGCCTAACGTTCTGGGGTGCTGACGCTGATGGACTGTTCCGCCAGACCAAAGCTACGAAAGTAGTGAGCTTGCTGTTCAATCCGGGTGGCGAGGCGATCGCAAACCAAGTTGCAAAGCTCAAAAATCAGGTCATCTTCGATGCTGTAGTAGGCCGAAGTTCCCTCAGTCCGTCGGCTCAAGATCCCTGCTTGCAGCATCACCTTTAGGTGCTTAGAAACATTAGCTTGACTGGTGTCCGTAGCCTCGACCAAATCTTGTACGCATTTCTCACCATCGCGTAACAAATTCAAGATTCGCAGACGCATTGGCTCACTTAAGATACTGAAGTACTCAGCAATTTGCTGCATCACTTCTTGCGGTACGGGCTGCATTAACTTCATGCCAATCTGACCACAGAAAGGTACTGATCCCCACATATTAGCAGTCAAAACCAACTTCACAATAGAGGGATCAACAAAGCTGTTTACTCGGCGCTACTTTTGTGAGGATTTGTTGAACCTGAACCTAAACAATCTTGCAAATTTTCTACTTCAGGATTAAATTCTATCCGGATCACAACTGCCGCCGCCAGAATTCTAAGTTTGACCCCTAAATTGCCCCTAAATTGATCAATTCGAGTATAAAAAGACACCGTATTAGAGCATGGTTTCGTTCATAGTTTTAGTGTTCAAAAACACATCTAGATAACTTTTGCCAAAGCTCTACCGTTGCTCAAACAACTCTTCGGTGAAAGCAGGAGGTTCAAACTGGTTAACCTAGCCCCCTTGTTTCACAGAGGTACTTAGGTGAAGTTGTGTCATGAATAACGCAGCTCTGAATTGTGCCGCCTCTCAGTTACTTCATTTGGAGTTGTTGTCTGTGCTCAGTTTCGGCACTGGTTTCGATCTAGATCAGCTCAATACAACGCGAGCGATTAATGCAGCAGTTGTAAATGTCAGCGGTCGCCAACGCATGCTCTCTCAGCGCACTGCTTTGTTTGTCATGCAACTGGTATGCAGTCAGGATGAGGAGGAGCGGGACAAGCTACGGTCTGTTTTGCTAGAAGCGATCGCCTTGATGGAACAGTCTCATCAAGGATTGCTGAAAGGCGATACCAACTTGAAACTACCCGGTTGTTTGTCTCCGACTTTGCAAGCAATGTACTTTGAGCCACCCCTGAACTTGGATTGGCAAGTGCGGAACTACATCTCTCAGCTCCGGGCGATCGCCACAGCCCCAGCAGCAGAACTAACTCTAGAAAATCCAAATTTGCAGGCAATTCTCACGGCTGCTTCCACAAGACTCCTAGAATCTCTAGATGCGGTGGTCAGCCAATATCAACAAGAGAGTGAAGCCGAACAACTGGCGCTTGATCTCGCTCACGCAGAACTGTTTGAGCAGCGAGAAGCAGCCACCGCAGCCGCGCAACAACAAGCGCAACAATTAGAAACCATGTTAGTGGAGCTACAGCAAACTCAGGCGCAACTGATTCAAACCGAAAAAATGTCTAGTTTGGGTCAATTAGTAGCGGGGGTTGCTCACGAAATCAACAATCCTGTCAATTTCATTTACGGTAATTTAGCCCATGTCAGCGAGTACGCCCACAACTTACTCAATCTCTCGGCTCTTTACCAAAAGTATCACCCCCAACCTGAATTAGAGATTCAGCAACAGCTCAAAGCGACTGACCTGGAGTTTTTAATCCAAGATTTACCGAAGATTTTGTCTTCGATGGCTGTGGGGACGGCTCGGATTCGAGAAATTGTCTTATCGCTGCGCAACTTCTCTCGGCAAGATGAAGCCCGGATGCGCCGAGTGGATATTCATGACGGTCTCGACAGCACTTTACTAATCTTGCAAAATCGGCTGAAACCGACTGGCAGCTTTCCAGGCATCCAGTTGATTAAAGAGTATGGTGACTTGCCCCTTGTAGAGTGTCATTTAGGGCAGATTAATCAAGTTTTTATGAACCTATTGAGTAATGCGATTGATGCCCTCAGAAGTAGCGATCGCATTACTCAGAAACATTTAACAGAGTCATGCCCCATTCCTAGCATTACGATTCGGACTCAAGTGCATCATTCTGATACCATCACGGTCTGCATTGCGGACAATGGCCCCGGAATTAGTGCTGAAGTCCAAGCTCGGCTCTTTGAACCTTTTTTTACCACTAAACCTGTCGGTAAAGGCACTGGCATTGGGCTTTCGATTAGTCAGCAAATTGTCACAGAAACTCATCAAGGGGCGCTTTGGTGTGTCTCAGAATTGGGTCAAGGTGCAGAATTTTGGCTGAAGCTACCGATTCACTCCTCAACGACGGTTCACTCATGAACAGCTCACTCATGACCATCAGGCGTGGGGAGAAAAAGACACTTAGGAAGTGAGGCGTGACAGCCCCGCCGCTGATTCACCATTTGGGTAATGCCAAAATCTACTGCAACTGACATCAGGGCGTAAGCTTCATCTGCACTCATCTTCTGTTTGGTTTGCAAGAAGTCCAGCATTTGATCCGCGCATTGGCTGACCGCTTGGTCGAAATCATGATCAAAACCGTGGGTAATCCAATGAGATTCTGTCTCTAGTAGTGGACTGCTGACTGGGAAATCCTTAATCAAGGAGACTTGCAGCCAAGCGTTCATCGAAGCTTCGATCGCGGTGCCTGAAATTTCCCCATCTCCTTGCCCCATGTGAGGATCGCCCACAAAGAAATTAGCACCAGGGGTAAAAACTGGATAGTAAACCGTTGCGCCCGCGCCCATGCGCCAGTTGTCGATATTGCCACCAAACAGGCCCGGAGGGACACTACTAATGCGACCACTCTGGGCAGGAGCAACACCCATGATGCCAAAGTGAGGCCGTAGGGGAATAGAAACCTGAGTTTTAATCGGTTCGCGATTTGCCGCCTCAGCCGGGATGATCAGCCCAGGATGATTGTATAAAGGCTGCGATTTGAAGTCGTAGGCAAAGGCAGGTTGGGCCAGCCCCGCTTCGGCATCTAGTTTGTAAATAGTCAGGCGCTCTTTTTTGAAGCTGTTGTAGAGATAGCCCCAATGAGCAGCAATATTGACACCGTAAGGCAAGCGGGGCGTGGTCTTGAGAATTTTAACGACTAAGGTATCTCCTGGCTCAGCTCCCCTAACCGCAATTGGCCCGCTCATAATGTGCATTCCAGGGCCACGATCGCTCACTTGGTCGTAAACCTCTCGCACCGCTGAATCCATCATCAGGTCAGGTGCGCCACCAGCTTGATGCGTCAAGGCTTCAACATAGACAATGTCTCCTGAATCAATCGTGAGTACAGGGGGTAAGGACTGATCAAAAAAGCCCCAGAAGCAAGTTTCGGGTGTGGCTTTGAGGACGTGAAGATGTCCGGCATCTCTTAAGGTCTCTGCAACCGATAAAGTATCTAGCTTGGCTGCTTCCGGATCACGGCTAAAGCCCATTGCATATCCAGATGAATCTTGATCAGAGCCATGTTGATGTTCTGCCATGAATCTACCTTGCTAAAAGCCGCAGAAGTACCCTGTTATTCATCTTGATGTTTGGTGAAGATTATAGTTTGAGTCTTAAGGCAGCGATCGCCCTTGTTGATGCCAAGTGCTGATGCCAAGTGTTAATGCCAACTCAGACATCAGCTTGATTTCCCACTCCTCAGCCCCAAGTCCTCCAATCCTAAACATCTCCTAACATCATGCGAGCTACCTCTTCTCTGCTCGATCGTTCTAGCTGCCGCACTTCAATGCGCTATTTTCTGATGCTGGTGGTGATGCTGCTGATGGGAAGCTGTGGATCTGTCAGCGATCGCCCTGCTCCGTCACCCTCCAATCTGCCTGCAACCAGCAATCGAGAATTCAAAGAATTCAACGTCATTGATGTCGCTGTCATTCCCGCGCTCAGTCCTAAAGAACAAGAAAAGCAACTGGAATCTCTTAAAGAGTATCTAGAAAAATCACTGGGGTATCCCATTTATTTCCAGGTGACTCAGAACTATGAGCAAGCAGTCGAGCTACTAGTACAGGAAAAGGTGGAAGTTGCTTATTTAGGGCCTCTAACCTATGTGCAGGCACAGCAGCAAAATCCTCAAATTGAGCCAATTGTCGCTCCCATCGAGAAAAACACAGGCCGCCCTTGGTATACCAGCGTCATCATTGCCAATACTGCTAAGGGAATTCAAAGCTTAAGTGACCTGCAAGGCAAGCGCTTTGCCTTTGTCAGTCGCTCCTCTACTTCTGGTTACTTAGTGCCCCTGGCCCACTTGCGAGAAATTGGTCTCAATCCAGACCAAGACTTTGCTGCGGTTAAATATTCTGGTAGTCATGACCAAGCAGAGGCCGATTTGGAGGCAGGTGTCGTAGATGCGATCGCAGATAGCAAACCCTCTTTACTCAAGAGCCAAAAGGCTGGCAAACTTGACCCTAAACAGTACCAGGTTATTTGGGAATCAGACCCCATTCCGATGTCGCCCGTGGTTGTTTCCAAAAAACTGGACCCCGAAATTGTCTCCAGTCTGAAGAAAGCCCTGATCAATGCCCCAGAAGGACTAGCGGATATTACAGGGGCTGAGTCTGCGGGCTACACGTTAGTTGAAGATGCTGATTATGAGCCAATTCGGCAATTGCAAAAGAGCTTGAAGGTCGATTCTGGTCCCAGACAATGAAGATTTGGCAGAAGTTTATTGGCTCGTCTTTGGTTGCGGCTGGATTGGTGGCTACCTTGATGAGTGGCAGCGCTTTCTTGATCAGGCAGGCCGATCGCTCCGTACAAATGAGTCGGGAAAAAACGATTCAAGCCCGGACAGTTTCCCTGGAATTGCAACTTGCCTTGCGCGAGCAGCTACTGGCGCTGAAGAATTTTTTGCTGATCGATCGAAATGCGATCGCGATGACCGATTACCAAAAAGCAATGTCTAATTTTCTAATCAGTTTGGAAGAATTAGAGCGCGTGATGCCAGGAGCCTCAGAAATTCCTGTGGTGCGTCGTCGGCATCAATTCTTAGTGCGATTGGCTGATAACTTGGCCGATACGCCAACTAATGACGCCCTGACTGAGCAGGACTTACGAGCCATTGATTCTTTTGGCAAGGATATCGACTTTTACCTAGCAGCTTTAACTGAAACGGCGCAGAAGCAAGATGCCCTAGCTCAGCAAGCGGCCCAGCAATTTAAGCGCCAAGCCCAAACTTTTACTTATGTTCTAAGTGGGCTGATTGTGTTGGTATTTATTAGTCAGTTCTTGCTGATTTTGCTGCCAGTCATTCGCTCCATCCACCAGCTACAATTGGGCGCGGCGACCATTGGGGCTGGCAATTTAGATCACCGCTTGCAAATATCGACTAGGGACGAAATTGAGGCATTGGCCCAAGAGTTTAATCAGATGGCAGCTCAGTTAGCTGAGTTTTATCGCTCTTTAGAGCAGAAGGTGGCCGAACGAACCGCAGAATTAGTGCAAGTGAATCAAAGCTTAGAGAGTGAGATTAGCGATCGCAAGCAGGCCGAAACCGCGTTACGCCAATCAGAGGAGCGAGAGCGGGAGCGTGCCCAGCAGCTAGAGCAAACTCTTCAGGAGTTGCAAAAAACTCAAGCTCAGCTAGTCCAAACCGAAAAAATGTCCAGCTTGGGGCAACTAGTTGCGGGAGTGGCCCACGAGATCAACAACCCAGTGAATTTCATCTACGGCAACTTGGAGTACACCCATGCGTATGTAGAAGATTTGCTAGGGCTGGTTCATCGCTACCAGCAACACTCCGGTCAGCCTCATCCTGAAATCCAGCAATACACAGAGGCGATCGATCTAGAGTTTCTCGAAATTGATCTGCCCAAGATGCTGGCTTCCATGAAGGTTGGGGCTGAGCGGATTCGGCAAATTGTGCTTTCCTTGCGGAACTTCTCGCGCCTTGACGAATCTGACATGAAGCGGGTCAACATTCACGAAGGGATCGATAGTACGCTGTTGATTTTGCAACATCGGCTCAAAGCCAAGCCAGACCACCCTGAAATTCAGGTAATCAAAGAGTATGGTCAGTTGCCTCTGGTGGAGTGCTACACCGGACAACTCAACCAAGTCTTTATGAATATTCTCAGCAACGCCATTGATGCCCTCGACCAATTCAATCAGACGCGCGCGATCGCGGAGATTCAAAGTGCTCCCAGCCAAATTCGGATTCAGACCAAAGCGCTAGCATCCGATCGAGTAGCGATCCGCATTGCCGATAATGGCTCTGGCATGACGGATGAAGTGAAGCAGCGGCTATTTGATCCCTTCTTCACGACCAAACCCGTAGGCAAAGGGACCGGATTGGGGCTATCTATTAGCCACCAAATTGTGGTGCAGAAGCATGGAGGCAAACT
This region of Trichocoleus desertorum NBK24 genomic DNA includes:
- the proS gene encoding proline--tRNA ligase, with the protein product MRLSQMLFVTLREDPAEAEIPSHKLLLRAGYIRRIGSGIYAYLPLMWRVLQKVSQIVREEMNATGAQECLLPQLQPAELWQESGRWDTYTKAEGIMFSLVDRQEREMGLGPTHEEVITTVAREMIRSYRQLPTHLYQIQTKFRDEIRPRFGLMRGREFIMKDGYSFHATEDSLKETYQAMHQAYSNMFRRCGLAFRSVEADSGAIGGSGSNEFMILAEAGEDEVLYTEDGKYAANVEKAVSLPADAEPSSFTAYEKRETPGTDTIEKLCQFLKCSPTQIAKNVLYQAVYDNGTTALVLISIRGDQEVNEVKLQNELVRQAGQFGAKTVIALTVPDATAQAKWAAQPLPLGYIAPDIADTYIQSAKNIAPKFLRLVDPTVAELKNFVTGANESGYHVVGANWGDQFQLPKLVVDLRKAKLGDRAVHDPSQTLQSARGIEAGHIFQLGTKYSKAMGATYTNEQGEEAPLIMGCYGVGVSRVAQAAVEQSYDKDGIIWPVAIAPYQAIVVIPNVNDAEQVKAAETLYSELNQAGIDTLLDDRNERAGVKFKDADLIGIPYRIVTGKSLKDGKVEVVQRATKTVQELPLTEVVSTIQQWVNAACS
- a CDS encoding acetamidase/formamidase family protein: MAEHQHGSDQDSSGYAMGFSRDPEAAKLDTLSVAETLRDAGHLHVLKATPETCFWGFFDQSLPPVLTIDSGDIVYVEALTHQAGGAPDLMMDSAVREVYDQVSDRGPGMHIMSGPIAVRGAEPGDTLVVKILKTTPRLPYGVNIAAHWGYLYNSFKKERLTIYKLDAEAGLAQPAFAYDFKSQPLYNHPGLIIPAEAANREPIKTQVSIPLRPHFGIMGVAPAQSGRISSVPPGLFGGNIDNWRMGAGATVYYPVFTPGANFFVGDPHMGQGDGEISGTAIEASMNAWLQVSLIKDFPVSSPLLETESHWITHGFDHDFDQAVSQCADQMLDFLQTKQKMSADEAYALMSVAVDFGITQMVNQRRGCHASLPKCLFLPTPDGHE
- a CDS encoding ATP-binding protein is translated as MKIWQKFIGSSLVAAGLVATLMSGSAFLIRQADRSVQMSREKTIQARTVSLELQLALREQLLALKNFLLIDRNAIAMTDYQKAMSNFLISLEELERVMPGASEIPVVRRRHQFLVRLADNLADTPTNDALTEQDLRAIDSFGKDIDFYLAALTETAQKQDALAQQAAQQFKRQAQTFTYVLSGLIVLVFISQFLLILLPVIRSIHQLQLGAATIGAGNLDHRLQISTRDEIEALAQEFNQMAAQLAEFYRSLEQKVAERTAELVQVNQSLESEISDRKQAETALRQSEERERERAQQLEQTLQELQKTQAQLVQTEKMSSLGQLVAGVAHEINNPVNFIYGNLEYTHAYVEDLLGLVHRYQQHSGQPHPEIQQYTEAIDLEFLEIDLPKMLASMKVGAERIRQIVLSLRNFSRLDESDMKRVNIHEGIDSTLLILQHRLKAKPDHPEIQVIKEYGQLPLVECYTGQLNQVFMNILSNAIDALDQFNQTRAIAEIQSAPSQIRIQTKALASDRVAIRIADNGSGMTDEVKQRLFDPFFTTKPVGKGTGLGLSISHQIVVQKHGGKLYCESQPQQGTEFWIEIPVQPIGSPLDSLLTSPSAAVPNLTI
- a CDS encoding phosphate/phosphite/phosphonate ABC transporter substrate-binding protein: MRATSSLLDRSSCRTSMRYFLMLVVMLLMGSCGSVSDRPAPSPSNLPATSNREFKEFNVIDVAVIPALSPKEQEKQLESLKEYLEKSLGYPIYFQVTQNYEQAVELLVQEKVEVAYLGPLTYVQAQQQNPQIEPIVAPIEKNTGRPWYTSVIIANTAKGIQSLSDLQGKRFAFVSRSSTSGYLVPLAHLREIGLNPDQDFAAVKYSGSHDQAEADLEAGVVDAIADSKPSLLKSQKAGKLDPKQYQVIWESDPIPMSPVVVSKKLDPEIVSSLKKALINAPEGLADITGAESAGYTLVEDADYEPIRQLQKSLKVDSGPRQ
- a CDS encoding helix-turn-helix transcriptional regulator, with protein sequence MKLMQPVPQEVMQQIAEYFSILSEPMRLRILNLLRDGEKCVQDLVEATDTSQANVSKHLKVMLQAGILSRRTEGTSAYYSIEDDLIFELCNLVCDRLATRIEQQAHYFRSFGLAEQSISVSTPER
- a CDS encoding GerMN domain-containing protein, whose translation is MEDQSRTRRISVGLMAGLSALIMAAGGGAAWLAWQSSPPDLGSRVPNATNSTDSSTTKPPQTQATKPSQSELARPYWLQDTGKGLELVPNQIALQPDLQPEAALQAAFAQLLSGPKAGEAAIATTIPQGTKLRSLTVKPDGIHVDLSEEFTAGGGSASMTGRVAQVLYTATSLQPDAKVWLSVDGEPLEALGGEGLLLDQPFTRQSFARDFSL
- a CDS encoding DUF2993 domain-containing protein, whose translation is MEFLTIFLSSLIALVSPAGLVIDRVAENAVRSQFKSVEQLQIRVDNAPSYQIVQGKAEKVRIAGRGLFPLPEVRIAALEVETDPIDINPRGGGKGLKLERPLQAGVHLVLTQADINRALSSPTVTKRLRDLGASALDDSEAQQVQRYDFLNPQVELLANNRIRAKAELQEQGQSDRLQITVESGLAVVAGRRLQLVEPRISVNGEAVPQEILDPIARGVTERFDLDQLAGPEITARLLQLKVVPEQQINIVAFVRAETPPDSPATPSN
- a CDS encoding ATP-binding protein, with product MNNAALNCAASQLLHLELLSVLSFGTGFDLDQLNTTRAINAAVVNVSGRQRMLSQRTALFVMQLVCSQDEEERDKLRSVLLEAIALMEQSHQGLLKGDTNLKLPGCLSPTLQAMYFEPPLNLDWQVRNYISQLRAIATAPAAELTLENPNLQAILTAASTRLLESLDAVVSQYQQESEAEQLALDLAHAELFEQREAATAAAQQQAQQLETMLVELQQTQAQLIQTEKMSSLGQLVAGVAHEINNPVNFIYGNLAHVSEYAHNLLNLSALYQKYHPQPELEIQQQLKATDLEFLIQDLPKILSSMAVGTARIREIVLSLRNFSRQDEARMRRVDIHDGLDSTLLILQNRLKPTGSFPGIQLIKEYGDLPLVECHLGQINQVFMNLLSNAIDALRSSDRITQKHLTESCPIPSITIRTQVHHSDTITVCIADNGPGISAEVQARLFEPFFTTKPVGKGTGIGLSISQQIVTETHQGALWCVSELGQGAEFWLKLPIHSSTTVHS